The following proteins come from a genomic window of Brevibacillus antibioticus:
- a CDS encoding AAA family ATPase, giving the protein MWQENANLNVPDRCIFLVTGIMASGKSTVAQLLAEKLNRGVHLRGDSFRRMIVNGREEYMPEPSEEAIRQLWLRYKITASAADTYFEEGFNVVVQDVVIGPFLSEFVKMIRSRPLYVVVLTPNEKAIEQREASRTKTGYGAWTIPHLNQILQTETPKLGMWIDSSEQTPQETVDEILRISCRKPPRSTQLP; this is encoded by the coding sequence ATGTGGCAAGAGAATGCCAATCTTAACGTTCCAGACAGATGCATTTTTCTCGTTACTGGGATTATGGCTTCGGGAAAATCAACGGTAGCTCAGTTACTTGCTGAAAAGCTGAATCGAGGCGTCCATCTGCGTGGTGATTCGTTCCGACGAATGATTGTAAATGGCAGAGAGGAATATATGCCCGAGCCGTCAGAAGAAGCCATTCGTCAGTTGTGGTTGCGCTACAAAATAACAGCCTCTGCGGCAGACACTTATTTTGAAGAAGGATTTAATGTCGTTGTACAGGACGTTGTGATCGGCCCCTTTTTGAGCGAATTTGTTAAAATGATTCGGAGCCGTCCATTGTATGTTGTCGTACTCACGCCAAATGAAAAAGCGATTGAACAGAGAGAAGCTTCCCGTACCAAAACAGGGTATGGTGCTTGGACAATTCCCCACCTCAATCAAATCTTGCAGACCGAAACACCAAAGCTCGGCATGTGGATCGATTCCTCCGAGCAGACACCTCAGGAAACTGTCGACGAAATCTTACGGATTTCTTGTCGAAAGCCCCCTCGTTCAACTCAGCTGCCTTAA
- a CDS encoding DUF3238 domain-containing protein: MVNLIKIRASVFIPQSWTEPRTDPQTGKTIQFEGDSREFTPYAVNTMRSRVEQEVVVDFMEKEIFTYQNTGITTEKITNPDGSIQLRKGKASTEGILCRNMVWKSDEEVSFEMSASASNPLNEHAPPVDYLLSVTAKRDGLVQIEGAHDGFPCFEFYKQADFGPFETIYTHDFRKTGDTPAALGGEMEYHFRKIL, encoded by the coding sequence ATGGTGAACCTGATCAAAATCAGAGCGAGTGTATTTATCCCCCAGTCATGGACGGAGCCAAGAACAGATCCGCAAACAGGAAAAACCATTCAATTCGAAGGCGATTCACGAGAATTTACTCCCTATGCCGTTAACACGATGCGTTCCAGAGTGGAGCAAGAGGTTGTCGTAGACTTTATGGAAAAGGAAATTTTTACTTATCAGAACACGGGAATCACGACAGAGAAAATCACGAATCCTGATGGCTCGATTCAGCTGCGAAAAGGAAAAGCGAGTACGGAGGGCATTTTGTGCAGGAATATGGTATGGAAATCGGATGAAGAAGTGAGCTTTGAAATGAGCGCAAGTGCGAGTAATCCCCTTAATGAGCATGCGCCTCCGGTGGACTACTTATTATCGGTAACGGCGAAAAGGGATGGTCTTGTACAGATCGAAGGAGCGCATGATGGCTTTCCTTGCTTTGAGTTTTATAAGCAAGCGGATTTTGGGCCGTTTGAAACGATTTATACCCATGATTTCCGCAAAACAGGTGATACTCCGGCAGCCTTGGGTGGTGAGATGGAATATCACTTTCGTAAGATACTGTAG
- a CDS encoding GNAT family N-acetyltransferase produces the protein MSHPTIFDQFPVIETDRLILRQPDQQDIEDIFEVLSNEEVARYVGIARFQSIAEAENELQWYRDLFEQKQGLRWAVSDRSTGKFLGSCGYKHYHAVHNKAEIGYDLNFSWWNKGIMSEALRPIIAYGFTHMNLNRIEAEADTRNTASIHLLQKFGFQVEGIHRETEFENGMYIDLVKLGLLRKEYELNS, from the coding sequence ATGAGTCACCCGACGATATTCGATCAATTCCCTGTCATCGAAACAGACAGATTGATCCTTCGACAACCTGATCAACAAGACATAGAAGATATTTTTGAAGTGTTGTCAAATGAAGAAGTGGCGAGATATGTAGGAATAGCAAGGTTTCAATCGATAGCAGAGGCTGAAAATGAACTTCAATGGTATCGAGACTTATTTGAACAAAAACAGGGACTCAGGTGGGCAGTCTCCGATCGTTCCACAGGAAAATTTCTTGGCAGTTGCGGTTACAAACATTATCATGCTGTACATAACAAAGCGGAGATTGGGTATGATCTGAATTTTTCGTGGTGGAATAAGGGGATCATGTCGGAAGCGCTGCGGCCCATCATCGCGTACGGGTTTACGCATATGAATCTAAACAGAATAGAAGCAGAAGCAGATACGCGAAATACGGCATCCATCCATTTGCTCCAAAAATTTGGCTTTCAAGTGGAAGGAATCCATCGAGAAACGGAATTTGAAAATGGGATGTACATTGATCTTGTGAAGCTGGGGCTGCTTCGAAAAGAATATGAGTTGAATTCATAA
- a CDS encoding flavin monoamine oxidase family protein, with protein MHNPSFSLTQPDMLSIIRNGLPKTHSPLTIIIVGSGMAGLVSASLLKTAGHNVTILEAADRIGGRVLTLRSPFTHGHYLEAGAMRIPHTHELTLAYVTKFALPLHPFINNSPNDILSINGIKTRRWIYQRDPDILRFPVAPHEKGRTFDELAGQAIKPIVDFINLDPAKNWPIVVKKYDRFSMDQFIRFNPVGPSLSAPAIDMIKVMTGFEGFPELAFPEILRDFILFDPSTRFYEIAGGFDQLPQAFLPQLQDNIYFRHKMTRIVQTGNQMTISGVRTDTDERFQMTGDIVIITIPFTVLQFVQVEPYDLFSYQKWKAIRQLHYVSSSKIGIQFSQRFWEAQGIRSGQTVTDSPIRLSYFPNHGFDHPGGVVLVSYTWEDDDLPWLSMSKEEQVMQAVKHLADIHGEQVYTTFVTGVAHNWALQPHAAGAFALFKPLQETELASHVGAPEGKIYFAGEHTSNDYHGWIQGAIESALRVAVEVGRK; from the coding sequence ATGCATAATCCCTCCTTCTCCTTAACACAACCTGACATGCTGTCCATTATTCGCAACGGTCTCCCCAAAACCCACTCCCCCCTCACTATCATCATCGTCGGGTCTGGAATGGCTGGTCTTGTTTCTGCCTCGTTGCTAAAAACAGCGGGACACAACGTAACGATTTTGGAAGCAGCGGACCGGATAGGCGGGAGAGTTTTGACACTGCGCTCTCCTTTTACCCATGGGCATTATCTAGAAGCTGGGGCCATGCGTATTCCTCACACGCACGAGCTTACCCTGGCATACGTGACGAAATTCGCTCTGCCTCTTCATCCGTTTATCAACAACTCCCCCAACGACATCCTCTCAATAAATGGCATCAAAACAAGACGTTGGATCTATCAACGCGATCCTGACATCCTCCGCTTCCCTGTAGCCCCACATGAAAAAGGCCGTACATTCGATGAATTGGCCGGGCAAGCCATTAAACCTATCGTCGACTTTATCAACCTCGATCCCGCGAAGAATTGGCCCATCGTCGTCAAAAAATACGATCGTTTTTCCATGGATCAGTTCATACGCTTCAATCCTGTTGGCCCTTCCTTATCCGCCCCCGCTATCGACATGATCAAGGTCATGACTGGCTTCGAGGGCTTCCCTGAGCTCGCCTTTCCCGAAATTTTACGAGACTTCATCCTGTTCGATCCTTCAACACGCTTTTACGAAATAGCAGGGGGATTTGACCAGCTACCACAGGCATTTCTCCCCCAATTACAGGACAATATTTACTTCCGGCATAAAATGACGCGAATCGTCCAGACGGGAAATCAAATGACTATTTCTGGCGTGCGTACCGACACAGACGAACGATTTCAGATGACTGGTGATATCGTGATTATTACCATCCCTTTTACCGTCTTGCAGTTTGTTCAGGTTGAACCGTACGATCTGTTTTCCTATCAAAAATGGAAAGCCATTCGTCAACTCCACTATGTTTCCTCATCCAAAATAGGCATCCAGTTTTCTCAGCGATTCTGGGAAGCACAAGGAATAAGGAGCGGACAAACCGTAACGGATTCGCCCATTCGCCTCTCCTACTTTCCCAACCATGGGTTTGATCACCCCGGGGGTGTCGTATTGGTCAGTTACACATGGGAGGATGACGATCTTCCGTGGCTCAGCATGTCGAAAGAAGAACAAGTGATGCAAGCGGTAAAGCATCTAGCTGACATTCATGGGGAGCAGGTGTACACTACCTTCGTTACGGGGGTCGCACATAATTGGGCATTGCAGCCTCATGCTGCTGGTGCCTTTGCCTTGTTCAAACCGTTGCAGGAGACGGAATTGGCTTCTCACGTTGGTGCTCCTGAAGGAAAAATTTATTTTGCAGGGGAGCACACCTCGAATGATTATCACGGCTGGATTCAAGGGGCGATTGAGTCTGCTTTGCGCGTGGCTGTTGAGGTGGGAAGAAAATGA
- a CDS encoding putative glycolipid-binding domain-containing protein encodes MLPMNVIWKPTTGVGYEHLRIREGSNRIHVNSMVIGRLDDATITRIQYEIVMDSNWVTREVSLAIMGEEGALHLSSDGKGNWTNEVGEPIPELVDCIDIDISCTPFTNTLPIRRLSYSPREPQSIQVAYFSAHELTYKQVQQQYTLLEVKGDSSVYQYRAGTFVENITVDTNGLVLNYPDLFIREQV; translated from the coding sequence ATGTTACCAATGAATGTTATCTGGAAACCAACGACAGGTGTCGGATATGAGCACTTGAGAATACGGGAGGGTTCGAATAGAATCCACGTAAATAGCATGGTGATCGGGAGGCTGGATGACGCTACCATAACCAGAATCCAATATGAAATTGTCATGGATTCAAATTGGGTCACGCGAGAGGTTTCACTGGCGATCATGGGCGAAGAAGGCGCTTTGCATCTCTCATCGGATGGCAAGGGAAATTGGACGAATGAGGTGGGTGAGCCCATTCCTGAGCTCGTTGACTGTATCGATATCGATATTTCTTGTACGCCTTTCACGAATACTCTGCCGATCCGTCGTTTGTCGTATTCTCCACGAGAACCACAGTCTATCCAAGTAGCCTATTTCTCAGCCCATGAGCTGACGTATAAACAAGTTCAGCAACAATATACACTGCTAGAAGTCAAAGGAGACTCGTCTGTTTATCAATATCGGGCAGGAACATTCGTGGAAAACATCACTGTCGATACAAATGGGTTGGTTCTGAACTATCCAGACCTGTTTATTCGTGAGCAGGTGTAG
- a CDS encoding macro domain-containing protein produces the protein MNEWVQVVPGNILEATENIIVQQVNCMGVMGAGLAKQIRVKYPSVYTEYKRHCEQYADARGDLLGQVLLCQVGEEKYIANLFAQLGYGKKGVYTKYDMLQKGLEEVLSLAKKENLTIAIPYGIGSGLAGGDWDVVSKQLDDTFAGYGVKLYKFEAD, from the coding sequence ATGAATGAATGGGTACAAGTCGTGCCAGGCAACATTTTGGAAGCGACAGAAAATATCATCGTGCAGCAGGTCAACTGCATGGGTGTGATGGGCGCAGGGCTTGCCAAGCAAATAAGAGTCAAATATCCAAGTGTTTATACGGAGTACAAGCGGCATTGCGAGCAGTATGCGGATGCGCGTGGCGACCTCCTTGGACAAGTACTGCTTTGTCAGGTTGGGGAAGAGAAGTACATTGCCAATCTTTTCGCACAGCTCGGTTATGGAAAAAAAGGAGTCTACACGAAATATGACATGCTGCAAAAAGGGTTGGAAGAAGTTCTTTCCCTAGCGAAAAAAGAAAATCTGACCATCGCCATTCCATACGGGATCGGCAGCGGATTAGCAGGCGGGGACTGGGATGTGGTGAGTAAGCAGCTTGACGATACTTTTGCTGGTTATGGTGTGAAGCTGTACAAATTCGAAGCGGATTGA
- a CDS encoding endonuclease MutS2: MNEKALQCLEYDKIKEKVMEYALSYAGKKHVEQMKPMDSVKVVRSKLDETAEAKNILQNGASVPIPALEGMEKILSLLGTGYVFGVNDFTNLYLFLTSCSQLMKYMAAKAQLAPRVSTYAASMYDVPKLKNEIEQSIRHGQVVDSASKDLLKVRKRTIVMEERLKRQLDSIMNKYRSIMQENVISTRNGRYVIPIKKEHRKQVAGSVLDESASGQTVYMEPSEISTVQFELTALKAEEEREVTKVLMQLSAFAEEYAHELTVNVETVGLYDFLFAKAKYALAIGGANVELNEKGIIDVKEARHPLLGPKMVPLHMKIGREYKSLIITGPNTGGKTLTLKTIGLLTMMVQSGLLVPVQEGSRFSIFRNIAVDIGDGQSIEQALSTFSAHIHNVLEILQVTDSSTLVLIDEMATGTDPGEGVALSIAILEELHRRGATVIVNTHFNEIKNFASATAGFQNARMEFDEETLQPLYRLRIGEAGQSYAFLIALKLGIPSEMIQRSREITRNGFTTTTTERLEQYQDVAQEEYEAPHYVETRIIEKPEEVEVAVEEERQEHLPQEISEKATDTPATPTRDKPFAVGDCVFISYLGRTGIVFAAEDSKGIVGVMIQNQKYKINKKRLVLHIEGKELYPADYDMDIVFETKENRKKRKMMSRKHVEGISIETKPEG; this comes from the coding sequence ATGAATGAAAAAGCATTGCAATGTCTCGAATACGACAAAATCAAAGAAAAGGTAATGGAATACGCCTTATCGTACGCAGGGAAAAAGCATGTAGAACAAATGAAGCCGATGGACTCTGTCAAAGTAGTGCGTAGTAAGCTGGATGAAACAGCAGAAGCCAAGAACATCCTGCAAAATGGAGCCAGTGTACCAATTCCCGCGCTGGAAGGGATGGAGAAGATTCTTTCCCTGCTGGGGACGGGATATGTATTTGGCGTAAATGATTTTACCAATCTGTACTTGTTCCTTACGAGTTGCTCACAACTAATGAAATACATGGCGGCAAAAGCACAATTGGCGCCACGCGTAAGCACCTATGCAGCATCGATGTACGACGTCCCAAAACTGAAAAATGAAATTGAGCAAAGCATCCGTCATGGGCAAGTTGTCGATTCTGCTAGCAAAGACTTGTTAAAGGTGCGTAAGCGCACCATCGTAATGGAAGAGCGCCTGAAAAGACAACTGGATTCCATCATGAACAAATATCGTTCAATCATGCAAGAAAATGTGATTAGTACACGTAATGGACGCTATGTCATCCCCATCAAAAAAGAACATCGCAAGCAAGTGGCTGGCAGTGTCTTAGATGAGTCGGCGAGCGGTCAAACCGTCTATATGGAGCCGTCGGAGATCAGCACAGTACAGTTCGAACTCACAGCACTCAAGGCAGAGGAAGAACGCGAAGTAACAAAAGTACTGATGCAATTGTCCGCATTCGCGGAAGAATATGCGCATGAACTTACGGTGAATGTCGAGACCGTTGGCTTGTATGACTTCCTTTTCGCAAAAGCGAAGTACGCATTGGCAATCGGAGGCGCGAATGTCGAACTAAACGAAAAAGGGATTATCGATGTCAAGGAAGCAAGGCATCCGCTACTCGGTCCGAAAATGGTGCCGCTGCATATGAAGATTGGTCGAGAGTACAAATCGCTTATTATTACAGGTCCCAATACAGGTGGGAAAACATTGACGTTAAAAACGATCGGGCTGTTAACTATGATGGTGCAGTCAGGTTTGCTCGTACCAGTACAGGAGGGCAGTCGTTTCTCGATTTTTCGCAATATCGCGGTAGATATTGGGGATGGGCAAAGCATCGAGCAGGCGTTAAGCACGTTTTCCGCGCATATTCATAATGTCCTTGAAATCTTGCAGGTTACTGATTCCTCGACACTCGTTCTGATTGACGAGATGGCTACCGGTACAGATCCAGGAGAAGGGGTCGCCTTGTCGATTGCGATCTTGGAGGAGCTGCACCGAAGAGGCGCTACGGTGATCGTGAATACACATTTTAACGAAATCAAAAATTTTGCCTCTGCAACCGCCGGGTTCCAAAATGCACGAATGGAATTTGACGAGGAGACCTTGCAGCCACTGTATCGCTTGCGAATTGGAGAAGCTGGCCAGAGCTACGCATTCCTGATCGCACTGAAGCTGGGTATCCCGTCTGAGATGATTCAGCGGTCGCGGGAAATTACTCGGAATGGATTCACGACTACCACTACGGAAAGGCTGGAACAATACCAAGACGTTGCACAGGAAGAGTATGAGGCTCCCCATTATGTGGAGACACGAATAATAGAAAAGCCAGAAGAAGTGGAAGTAGCGGTGGAAGAGGAAAGACAAGAGCATCTTCCACAGGAGATTTCCGAAAAAGCCACAGATACGCCAGCCACGCCAACGCGTGACAAACCATTTGCTGTTGGTGATTGTGTGTTCATCTCCTATCTGGGGAGAACCGGCATTGTGTTTGCTGCGGAGGATTCCAAAGGCATCGTTGGCGTCATGATTCAAAATCAGAAATATAAAATCAACAAAAAACGCCTCGTCTTGCATATTGAGGGCAAAGAACTGTATCCGGCCGATTATGACATGGACATCGTGTTTGAGACAAAAGAGAACCGGAAGAAGCGCAAAATGATGAGTCGCAAGCATGTCGAAGGAATATCGATCGAGACGAAGCCGGAGGGGTGA
- a CDS encoding multidrug effflux MFS transporter: MNRKISTPSLLLLIILVGFPQISETIYTPSLPDIANRLHASNNTIQLTLSIYFLGFAFGVFCWGRLSDAIGRRPAMLWGIFVYGLGSLGCFLSDSADWLLWSRFIQAFGASAGSVVTQTILRESTDTTKRHAVFAQISAALAFTPAIGPLIGGWVDQSFGYQAVFFTLIAMSVAIFAYAFVSLPETKTSTASSINTLAVAKRLVTDKRIWAFGFLIGATNGMLFSYYAEAPFIFIAFFGMTPGVFGFLGIFVALASVIGAMLSKKLLSKYPAENIILIGSLVTTLGAVCLTSFTLYGVRPSVVSLAIMVASLFILLLGIGMMIPNCLSLALVHYSDVLGTAGAIFGLGYYIVVSLITSGMSYFHNGSLVTMPIYFLLLAIIMVLVSKQMTVSHTAK, translated from the coding sequence GTGAATAGAAAAATCTCAACACCATCTTTGTTACTGTTAATCATTTTGGTGGGTTTTCCGCAAATTAGTGAAACGATCTATACACCTTCGTTACCTGATATCGCCAATCGCCTTCATGCCAGTAACAATACGATCCAACTGACACTCAGTATTTACTTCCTCGGTTTTGCCTTTGGCGTATTTTGCTGGGGGAGACTCTCTGACGCTATCGGGCGACGCCCTGCCATGCTCTGGGGAATATTCGTTTACGGCCTGGGTAGCTTGGGTTGCTTCCTCTCCGATTCAGCTGACTGGTTGTTATGGAGCCGGTTCATTCAAGCTTTCGGTGCGAGTGCAGGATCAGTGGTAACCCAAACCATCTTACGAGAGAGTACTGACACGACCAAGCGTCATGCTGTTTTTGCTCAGATTTCAGCTGCTCTCGCTTTTACTCCTGCAATTGGCCCCTTAATCGGTGGTTGGGTGGATCAATCGTTTGGATATCAGGCTGTTTTCTTCACGCTGATTGCGATGAGCGTAGCGATTTTTGCTTACGCGTTTGTCTCGTTGCCTGAGACCAAAACGTCTACAGCTTCAAGCATAAACACGCTTGCGGTAGCCAAACGACTTGTTACGGACAAAAGGATTTGGGCTTTTGGTTTCTTAATTGGGGCGACAAATGGCATGTTGTTTAGTTACTATGCCGAAGCTCCCTTTATTTTCATTGCGTTTTTCGGCATGACTCCTGGTGTGTTTGGGTTTTTAGGTATTTTCGTAGCGTTGGCTTCTGTGATCGGAGCCATGCTCTCGAAAAAACTTCTAAGCAAATACCCGGCTGAAAACATTATCCTGATCGGCTCACTAGTGACGACGTTAGGAGCAGTATGCCTCACAAGCTTCACTTTGTATGGAGTCCGTCCGTCCGTTGTCTCGCTGGCGATTATGGTAGCCTCTCTCTTTATTCTTCTGCTGGGGATTGGGATGATGATTCCAAACTGCCTGAGTTTAGCCCTTGTCCACTACAGCGATGTACTCGGAACTGCTGGCGCTATTTTTGGTTTGGGCTACTACATCGTCGTCAGTCTTATCACCAGCGGCATGAGTTATTTTCATAATGGCTCGCTCGTCACCATGCCAATCTACTTCTTGCTATTGGCGATCATCATGGTGCTTGTTAGTAAACAAATGACGGTTAGTCATACAGCCAAGTAG
- the murB gene encoding UDP-N-acetylmuramate dehydrogenase, translating to MKPVFSLLRKRQVEVTYQEPLAAHTTWKIGGPADLLITPSSKSQLIMVIQILNEHHVPWMVIGKGSNLLVTDKGYRGAVITLHKALDYARILGNQIYAGAGYSLIKLAALANKHRLSGLEFAGGIPGSVGGAVYMNAGANGSDIADIFHSTEVITQTGAIRSLVAADLDFSYRHSSLQDVDVIITEAIFELTPRDSDSIKLQWNHYKERRLKTQPLPFDCAGSVFRNPPGHFAAKLIEDAGLKGMRYGGAQVSSKHANFIMNTGNATALDVWTLMRQIQEKVHSQSGIHLVPEVVIVGEQ from the coding sequence ATGAAACCTGTATTCTCCCTTCTCCGTAAACGACAGGTCGAAGTGACTTATCAGGAGCCTTTAGCGGCACATACTACCTGGAAAATTGGCGGACCTGCGGATTTACTGATTACACCGAGCAGTAAATCCCAACTGATCATGGTCATACAAATACTGAATGAACATCATGTCCCATGGATGGTGATCGGAAAGGGCTCCAACCTTTTAGTCACAGACAAGGGGTATCGCGGCGCGGTCATTACATTACACAAGGCTTTGGACTATGCCCGAATCTTGGGCAATCAGATTTACGCTGGGGCTGGCTACTCCTTGATCAAGCTTGCAGCGTTGGCAAACAAGCACAGGCTCAGTGGATTGGAGTTCGCAGGTGGAATACCCGGGTCTGTCGGCGGCGCTGTGTATATGAATGCAGGCGCGAACGGATCGGATATAGCAGACATTTTCCATTCAACTGAAGTGATCACGCAAACGGGAGCCATTCGCTCGCTGGTTGCTGCAGATTTGGATTTTTCTTATCGCCACTCTTCCTTGCAAGATGTGGATGTCATTATCACGGAAGCGATTTTTGAGCTGACCCCGCGCGACAGCGACAGCATCAAGCTCCAGTGGAACCACTATAAAGAAAGACGTTTAAAAACACAGCCTCTGCCGTTTGACTGTGCAGGTAGTGTATTCAGAAATCCTCCGGGCCATTTTGCTGCCAAGCTCATTGAAGATGCTGGATTAAAGGGCATGCGGTACGGAGGCGCGCAGGTATCGAGCAAACATGCCAATTTTATTATGAATACCGGCAATGCCACCGCACTTGATGTATGGACACTCATGAGGCAGATTCAGGAAAAAGTTCACAGCCAATCAGGCATTCACCTTGTTCCTGAGGTTGTGATCGTAGGAGAACAGTAA